A DNA window from Brassica napus cultivar Da-Ae chromosome C1, Da-Ae, whole genome shotgun sequence contains the following coding sequences:
- the LOC106373262 gene encoding uncharacterized protein LOC106373262 produces the protein MIPDASDLVFVSDRANSIASALEDVYPLSHHGICRIHLLRNITPTYSKTGLLPLVESAADAYTCYEFWYNIMTTNIAESLNSMLKLPRELPLISLLETIRLTLTTWFFERREAAAKHKHLVTPKVVQKLVSRFGAAMVLNVYQVDQNEFEVKDETMKYVVDLEKRHCTCNVFDIDKILCIHAITAAKYIKRDENRYVDTSHLTETWAKAYAESIHPGGELSTSTYPANIDELSCLPPATKKRSGRPPTKRKRSVGEFGVPGSKYQSHKCSRCGIGGHNKITCKRPIG, from the exons ATGATCCCGGACGCTTCGGATCTTGTTTTTGTATCAGACAGGGCTAACTCCATTGCTTCAGCGCTGGAGGATGTTTATCCCTTATCTCACCATGGAATCTGCAGGATCCATCTGCTCCGCAACATCACTCCTACATATTCAAAGACTGGTCTACTTCCTCTGGTGGAAAGCGCTGCTGATGCTTACACGTGTTACGAGTTCTG GTACAATATCATGACTACCAACATTGCAGAGTCTCTCAATTCTATGTTGAAGCTGCCTCGTGAGTTGCCACTGATCTCTCTCCTTGAGACGATCAGATTGACACTCACCACTTGGTTTTTTGAGCGACGCGAAGCGGCTGCGAAACATAAGCACCTGGTTACTCCAAAAGTTGTGCAGAAGTTGGTATCCAGGTTTGGGGCTGCAATGGTGCTGAATGTGTATCAAGTTGATCAAAACGAGTTTGaggtgaaggatgaaactatgaaGTATGTTGTTGATTTGGAGAAACGGCATTGCACTTGTAATGTTTTCGACATTGACAAGATTCTCTGCATTCATGCAATTACCGCTGCTAAGTATATTAAGAGAGATGAAAACCGTTACGTCGATACTTCTCACTTGACAGAAACGTGGGCTAAAGCCTATGCCGAAAGCATACACCCTGGTGGAGAGTTGTCAACGTCCACCTATCCAGCGAATATTGACGAACTGTCTTGCCTACCTCCAGCTACCAAAAAGAGAAGTGGACGTCCTcctacaaagagaaagagatccgtTGGCGAGTTTGGTGTTCCTGGATCTAAATATCAGTCCCACAAGTGCAGCAGATGTGGCATAGGAGGACACAACAAAATCACATGCAAGAGGCCTATAGGATGA